The Xiphias gladius isolate SHS-SW01 ecotype Sanya breed wild chromosome 4, ASM1685928v1, whole genome shotgun sequence genome includes a window with the following:
- the LOC120788621 gene encoding NLR family CARD domain-containing protein 3-like has translation MKSDRSMGHPVTFKAGQPADGRVQKESSLVHSDQSTQKHQPDLDSISMLLEENILAFVRNELKRVQRFLSPDYPECLESQREDEEVLDGEDEEQRRSSREAFRKITLNFLRRLKREELADSLQSICQHKLKSKLKQKFQCVFEGVSIAGNPTLLNQIYTELYITEGGSGGVNEEHEVRQIETASRKPARPETTVRQEDFFKASPGRDVPIRTVVTKGVAGIGKTVLTQKFTLDWAEDKANQDIQFTFPFTFRELNILKEKKFSLVELVHHFFNETKKAGICRFDKFQVLFIFDGLDECRLPLDFHNTEILTDVTKSTSVDVLLTNLIRGNLLPSARLWITTRPAAANQIPPECVDMVTEVRGFTDPQKEEYFRKRFRDEEQASRIISHIKTSRSLHIMCHIPVFCWITATVLEDVLKTREGGELPKTLTEIYIHFLVVQSKLKKVKYDGGAETDPHWSPESREMIESLGKLAFEQLQKGNLIFYETDLTECGIDIRAASVYSGVFTQIFKEERGLYLDKVFCFVHLSVQEFLAALHVHLTFINSGVNLLSDKKSTSKTAKVLRDKPEQGHFYQSAVDKALQSANGHLDLFLRFLLGLSLQTNQKQLLDLLKQTGSSSQTNLKTVEYIKKKISQNLSPERNINLFHCLNELNDGSLVEQIQQSLRSGSLSAGKLSPAQWSALGFILLSSEKDLDVFDLKKYSASEEAFLRLLPVVRASKKALLSGCNLSERSCEALSSVLSSQSSSLRELDLSNNNLQDSGVKLLCAGLEGPHCKLETLSLSGCLVTEKGCGSLASALSSNPSHLRELDLSYNHPGGSGVKLLSAGLEDPHWRLDTLRVDHGGEQRLKPGLRKYACKLELDPNTANRFLQLSDNNRKVTAVRKEQPYPDHPERFHSNQLLHRNSLTGRCYWEVDWRGWVDIGVAYGGIRRRDNNVDCRLGRNDQSWSLKCSDGGYSAWHGNREIVIPPQPSSHRVAVYVDFPAGTLSFYRVSSDSLIHLHTFRTTFTEPLYPGFLFWSFNSSVSLCKL, from the exons ATGAAGAGTGACCGGTCTATGGGTCATCCTGTTACCTTTAAAGCTGGACAACCTGCCGATGGAAG agtTCAGAAGGAAAGCTCATTGGTCCACAGTGATCAGTCCACCCAGAAGCATCAACCAGACCTGGACTCCATATCTATG CTGCTGGAGGAGAACATTCTCGCTTTTGTGAGGAACGAGCTTAAGAGAGTCCAGAGGTTTCTGAGTCCAGATTACCCAGAATGCTTAGAGAGTcagagggaggatgaggaggtttTGGACGGTGAGGatgaagagcagaggaggagcagcagagaggcaTTTCGGAAGATCACACTGAACTTCCTGAGGAGACTGAAGCGGGAGGAGCTGGCTGACTCTCTGCAGAGCA TTTGTCAACATAAACTCAAATCTAAGCTGAAGCAGAAgttccagtgtgtgtttgagggggTTTCAATAGCAGGAAACCCAACTCTTCTGAATCAGATCTACACGGAGCTCTACAtcacagagggagggagcggAGGGGTCAATGAAGAACATGAGGTCAGACAGATTGAAACAGCATCCAGGAAACCAGCCAGACCAGAAACAACAGTCAGACAGGAAGACTTCTTTAAAGCCTCACCTGGAAGAGATGTACCAATCAGAACAGTGGTGACAAAGGGAGTGGCTGGCATTGGGAAAACAGTCTTAACACAGAAGTTCACTCTGGACTGGGCTGAAGACAAAGCCAACCAGGACATACAGTTCACGTTTCCATTCACCTTCAGAGAGCTGAATatactgaaagagaaaaagttcagCTTGGTGGAACTGGTTCATCACTTCTTCAATGAAACCAAAAAAGCAGGAATCTGCAGGTTTGACAAGTTCCAGGTTTTGTTCATCTTTGACGGTCTGGACGAGTGTCGACTTCCTCTGGACTTCCACAACACTGAGATCCTGACTGATGTCACAAAGTCCACATCAGTGGACGTGCTGCTGACGAACCTCATCAGGGGGAATCTGCTTCCCTCTGCTCGCCTCTGGATAACCACACGACctgcagcagccaatcagatccCTCCCGAGTGTGTCGACATggtgacagaggtcagagggtTCACTGACCCACAGAAGGAGGAGTACTTCAGGAAGAGAttcagagatgaggagcaggccaGCAGGATCATCTCCCACATCAAGACATCACGAAGCCTCCACATCATGTGCCACATCCCAGTCTTCTGCTGGATCACCGCAACAGTTCTGGAGGATGTGTTAAAAaccagagagggaggggagctGCCCAAGACCCTGACTGAGATTTACATCCACTTCCTGGTGGTTCAGTCCAAACTGAAGAAGGTCAAGTATGATGGAGGAGCGGAGACAGATCCACACTGGAGTCCAGAGAGCAGGGAGATGATTGAGTCTCTGGGAAAACTGGCTtttgagcagctgcagaaagGAAACCTGATCTTCTATGAAACAGATCTGACAGAGTGTGGCATCGATATCAGAGCAGCCTCGGTTTACTCAGGAGTGTTCACACAGATCtttaaagaggagagagggctGTACCTGGACAAGGTCTTCTGCTTCGTCCATCTGAGTGTTCAGGAGTTTCTGGCTGCTCTTCATGTCCATCTGACCTTCATCAACTCTGGAGTCAATCTGCTGTCAGACAAGAAATCAACCTCCAAGACAGCTAAAGTATTAAGAGACAAACCTGAACAAGGACATTTCTACCAGAGCGCTGTGGACAAGGCCTTACAGAGTGCAAATGGACACCTGGACTTGTTCCTCCGCTTCCTCCTGGGTCTTTCACTGCAGACCAATCAGAAACAACTACTAGACCTGCTGAAACAGACAGGAAGTAGCTCACAGACCAATCTGAAAACAGTTGAGTACATCAAGAAGAAGATCAGTCAGAATCTGTCTCCAGAGAGAAACATCAATCTGTTCCACTGTCTGAATGAGCTGAATGATGGTTCGCTAGTGGAGCAGATCCAACAGTCCCTGAGATCAGGAAGTCTCTCCGCAGGTAAACTCTCTCCTGCTCAATGGTCAGCTCTGGGCTTCATCTTACTGTCGTCGGAAAAAGATCTGGACGTGTTTGACCTGAAGAAATACTCTGCTTCAGAGGAGGCTTTTCTGAGGCTGCTGCCAGTGGTCAGAGCCTCCAAAAAAGCTCT GCTGAGTGGTTGTAACCTCTCAGAGAGAAGCTGTGAAGCTCTGTCCTCAGTCCTCAGCTCCCAGTCCTCAAGTCTGAGAGAGCTGGATCTGAGTAACAACAACCTGCAGGAttcaggagtgaagctgctgtgtgCTGGACTGGAAGGTCCACACTGTAAACTGGAAACTCTCAG CCTGTCGGGCTGTCTGGTCACAGAGAAAGGTTGTGGTTCTCTGGCCTCAGCTCTGAGCtccaacccctcccatctgaGAGAGCTGGACCTGAGCTACAATCATCCAGGAGGCtcaggagtgaagctgctgtctgctggactggagGATCCACACTGGAGACTGGACACTCTCAG GGTGGACCATGGTGGGGAACAGAGGTTAAAACCTGGTTTAAGgaaat ATGCCTGCAAACTGGAGCTGGACCCAAACACAGCGAACAGATTCCTCCAGCTGTCCGACAACAACAGAAAGGTGACAGCGGTGCGAAAGGAGCAGCCATATCCCGATCATCCAGAGAGGTTTCACAGCAATCAGCTGCTGCATAGGAATAGTCTGACAGGCCGTTGTTATTGGGAAGTTGACTGGCGAGGGTGGGTTGACATCGGCGTCGCTTACGGAGGAATCCGGAGGAGAGATAACAATGTTGACTGTCGGCTTGGAAGGAACGATCAGTCCTGGAGTCTGAAGTGCTCTGATGGTGGTTACTCTGCCTGGCACGGTAACAGAGAAATAGTGATCCCTCCCCAACCCTCCTCTCACAGAGTAGCAGTGTACGTGGACTTTCCTGCCGGCACCCTGTCCTTCTACAGAGTCTCCTCTgactcactgatccacctcCACACCTTCCGCACCACATTCACTGAACCCCTTTACCCCGGGTTTTTGTTCTGGTCGTTTAACTCCTCAGTGTCTCTGTGCAAGCTGTAG